One Nitrosomonas sp. PY1 DNA window includes the following coding sequences:
- a CDS encoding FAD:protein FMN transferase, translating to MARLNYYHYDFKAMGSPCSIQLYARNSKAGRHATKIAVDDVYRLEAKYSRYREDSLLSKINRIAAQGKSIHVDDETAGLLDYAATCYQQSDGLFDITSGILRRAWNFKSGTIPEPATIQALLNLVGWHHLRWEKPRLTFTIAGMEIDFGGIVKEYAVDRAASLCWQDGIRHGVINLGGDIKIIGPHFDQSPWLVAIRHPRESDGRLTTLELYSGAVASSGDYERCILLNGVRYGHVLNPKTGWPVNYMAAVSVVGDFCVVAGSAATIGMLKEAEGSPWLQALGLPHLWVNVHGASGGSIAINSVQHPLQNFI from the coding sequence ATGGCACGCTTAAATTACTATCATTATGATTTTAAAGCAATGGGGTCGCCCTGCTCCATTCAGCTTTATGCCCGCAACTCAAAAGCCGGCAGGCATGCTACAAAAATCGCTGTGGATGATGTATACCGCTTAGAAGCCAAGTACTCGCGCTATCGAGAAGATAGCTTACTATCAAAAATAAATCGTATCGCTGCACAAGGTAAATCTATTCATGTAGATGACGAAACTGCGGGATTATTAGACTATGCTGCAACTTGTTACCAACAAAGTGACGGACTTTTCGATATCACATCTGGAATTTTGCGTCGGGCATGGAATTTCAAGTCTGGCACCATACCAGAACCTGCAACGATACAAGCGTTACTCAATCTCGTCGGGTGGCATCACTTACGTTGGGAAAAACCTAGGTTGACTTTTACCATTGCCGGAATGGAAATTGACTTTGGTGGCATTGTCAAAGAATATGCGGTTGATCGTGCAGCTTCATTATGCTGGCAAGATGGCATCCGTCATGGTGTTATCAATCTGGGAGGCGACATCAAAATTATCGGCCCACATTTTGACCAAAGCCCATGGCTCGTAGCCATTCGCCATCCACGCGAATCAGATGGGAGATTAACTACCTTGGAATTATATTCCGGTGCTGTCGCAAGCAGTGGTGATTACGAAAGATGCATACTACTTAATGGTGTTCGCTACGGCCATGTGTTGAACCCAAAAACCGGTTGGCCCGTTAACTACATGGCTGCTGTCAGCGTCGTTGGTGATTTTTGCGTCGTAGCCGGAAGTGCCGCAACGATTGGTATGCTAAAAGAAGCGGAAGGATCCCCATGGCTACAAGCACTTGGTTTGCCGCATTTATGGGTAAATGTGCATGGAGCGTCTGGAGGATCCATTGCAATCAACTCGGTGCAGCATCCGCTCCAAAATTTCATTTAA
- a CDS encoding DUF3570 domain-containing protein, translated as MQQRTHKISFPLVNKDCSQALSSALHALTSAALVLPGLLTSSPALTAPGDRINFQYGRYEEGYRNLYGVPNPYKSISVDVLHGNGVFSLTDRTKFSFSYTQDTWAGATPITTTPLATDGGNRPIIVNQVVVGASPLINSNILLDRNLDPIGRNPITKQLTDTVDTRSVHVMSSASPETRHQAIFGLSHEWNEAAINVSGGFSRERDYKSTFGSIGGRLDFNQKLTTVKFTGSYTSSDIGAILDHDALPYITKTAYQDQIIRKGGASGSEVLLGDRHDWYANLGITQILSKNSLLDASIGYTNSNGFMENPYKVMSVIFVDPNDLNNPQTEFINGQVRALIEQRPNIRNQVALNTKYIHHISPFNAALHLGYRLSVDDWGINTHTFDGSWVQPLGNNWTLTPRIRYYSQDAANFYHDYLFSRQAFSKPLMDTQGRQVYVDRDNPNVQYFSSDGFSFVDQNGNFVDDAIAQNAQPQYVTYDASLLPKNFSSDHRLAGFGALSGGVTLTKRLWKGVDLEAGFEYYTRASSMEIGGGSTSFANFDYYVANAAIKLDMERTDAPGSPFASSHSSHNGSHASEHLFHKIPPAGIMFGHMLDQKGDFMVGYRFMLNKTNGQMHHGTHAVIDQTIIDQGCSDIPCRFTPTHMNMYMHMLDIMYAPTKWLNVMLMPTFMTMDMNLRNLFKLDGTTPPEPPGSHSHSGIAGHETGAIGDVYFSALVKLFQIPGHRAHINIGFSAPTGKVDIEQRRSHRVDPGLIHFGMQLGSGTWDFMPSLTYTGERKRLSWGTQISGTKRMEDNNKSGYRLGDIFQASTWGGIDLVPWLTASVRGIYTWQDAIRHDFDVPSSHIGPMDYPQNYGGQFWDIGFGLNATIPQGRFAGNRFGFEWIQPVRNDFNGFQLDRKGSLAATWSYHF; from the coding sequence TTGCAGCAACGCACTCACAAAATCTCATTTCCATTAGTCAACAAGGATTGTTCTCAGGCATTATCAAGCGCATTACATGCATTGACGTCAGCAGCACTGGTATTGCCTGGCTTATTGACCTCATCCCCCGCTCTGACAGCTCCTGGGGATCGAATCAATTTTCAATATGGCCGCTATGAAGAAGGTTATCGTAACCTATACGGAGTACCCAATCCGTATAAATCCATCAGTGTAGACGTTTTGCATGGAAATGGCGTTTTCTCATTAACCGATCGCACTAAGTTCTCATTCAGCTATACGCAAGATACCTGGGCAGGCGCCACTCCAATCACCACGACGCCACTGGCGACCGATGGCGGTAACCGCCCAATAATCGTTAATCAGGTCGTAGTGGGGGCATCTCCCTTGATTAACAGTAATATATTGCTTGACCGAAATTTGGATCCCATCGGTCGTAATCCTATTACCAAGCAATTGACAGATACCGTAGATACGCGCTCCGTACACGTCATGTCATCGGCTTCACCTGAAACGCGCCATCAAGCCATTTTCGGCTTAAGCCATGAATGGAATGAAGCTGCCATTAATGTATCAGGAGGATTCTCTCGCGAGAGAGATTATAAATCCACCTTTGGAAGCATTGGCGGGCGATTAGATTTCAACCAAAAACTTACCACGGTAAAATTTACCGGGAGCTATACCAGTAGCGATATCGGTGCAATTCTAGATCATGATGCGTTACCTTACATTACGAAAACTGCCTATCAGGATCAAATTATCAGAAAAGGGGGCGCGTCCGGCTCAGAAGTGCTCCTAGGCGATCGACATGATTGGTATGCCAACCTAGGTATCACGCAGATTTTGAGTAAAAACTCTCTACTTGATGCAAGTATTGGTTATACGAATAGTAATGGTTTTATGGAAAATCCTTACAAGGTGATGTCAGTCATTTTCGTTGACCCTAATGACTTGAATAACCCGCAAACTGAATTTATCAACGGTCAAGTACGTGCACTCATTGAACAACGGCCCAACATTCGTAACCAAGTCGCACTGAATACTAAATATATTCACCATATCAGTCCATTCAATGCCGCATTACATTTAGGTTATCGATTATCGGTCGACGACTGGGGCATTAATACCCATACCTTTGATGGCAGTTGGGTTCAACCATTAGGCAATAATTGGACACTAACACCTCGCATTCGCTATTACTCACAAGATGCCGCAAACTTCTATCACGATTACTTATTTTCCCGACAAGCATTTAGCAAACCACTGATGGACACACAAGGGCGGCAAGTCTATGTTGATCGCGACAATCCAAACGTGCAATATTTCTCTTCAGATGGTTTTAGTTTCGTTGATCAAAATGGTAATTTCGTGGACGATGCCATTGCTCAGAACGCACAACCACAATACGTTACCTACGACGCCAGCTTGCTTCCCAAAAATTTCTCTAGCGATCATCGGTTAGCAGGATTCGGTGCGTTGAGTGGTGGGGTAACACTGACAAAGCGTTTGTGGAAAGGCGTCGATTTAGAAGCGGGGTTTGAATACTATACACGTGCCAGCTCGATGGAAATCGGTGGCGGGAGCACTAGTTTTGCCAATTTTGATTACTATGTCGCCAATGCAGCTATTAAGCTCGATATGGAAAGAACCGACGCACCTGGATCGCCTTTTGCATCATCGCATAGCTCGCATAACGGATCTCACGCATCCGAGCATCTCTTTCACAAGATACCACCAGCCGGCATCATGTTTGGTCACATGCTTGATCAAAAGGGAGATTTCATGGTTGGCTATCGCTTTATGTTAAATAAAACCAATGGTCAAATGCATCACGGTACGCATGCTGTCATCGATCAAACAATTATCGACCAAGGCTGTAGCGATATACCTTGCCGATTTACACCGACTCATATGAATATGTACATGCATATGCTCGATATCATGTACGCTCCTACCAAATGGCTTAATGTTATGCTGATGCCGACATTTATGACTATGGATATGAATCTGCGCAACTTATTTAAACTCGATGGCACCACACCGCCCGAACCACCTGGATCACATAGCCATAGCGGTATTGCGGGACATGAAACAGGCGCAATTGGCGATGTTTATTTTTCTGCTTTAGTGAAATTATTTCAAATCCCCGGACATCGTGCACATATCAATATTGGTTTTAGTGCGCCTACGGGTAAAGTTGACATCGAGCAACGCCGCTCCCATCGCGTCGATCCTGGCCTAATCCACTTCGGCATGCAACTCGGCAGCGGCACTTGGGATTTCATGCCCAGTTTGACTTATACCGGTGAAAGAAAACGATTGTCATGGGGTACTCAAATTAGCGGCACTAAACGTATGGAAGATAATAATAAATCCGGCTATCGCTTGGGCGATATTTTTCAAGCTTCCACATGGGGAGGCATTGACTTAGTGCCGTGGTTAACCGCATCAGTGCGCGGTATTTATACTTGGCAGGATGCTATTCGGCACGATTTCGATGTCCCTAGTTCACATATTGGTCCGATGGATTATCCACAGAATTACGGTGGGCAATTTTGGGATATCGGATTTGGATTAAATGCCACCATTCCGCAAGGGCGTTTTGCAGGTAATCGTTTTGGTTTTGAGTGGATACAACCGGTGAGAAATGATTTCAATGGATTCCAATTGGATCGTAAAGGCTCGCTTGCAGCTACTTGGAGCTATCATTTTTAA
- a CDS encoding DUF4266 domain-containing protein: MKIRLLQKLLLIAVCIGFMGCVNVSPWERGNLAKSSMEIDPNPLQSEFQSHNYSSREAAPSHSSSSSGGGCGCY, translated from the coding sequence ATGAAAATCCGCTTACTACAAAAATTGCTGTTGATCGCTGTATGCATTGGGTTTATGGGTTGTGTTAATGTATCGCCCTGGGAACGCGGCAATCTAGCCAAGTCTTCCATGGAAATTGATCCTAACCCTTTGCAAAGCGAATTCCAATCGCATAACTATAGTAGTCGTGAGGCAGCGCCGAGTCATAGCTCTTCATCGAGCGGGGGCGGCTGCGGCTGCTATTGA
- a CDS encoding TlpA disulfide reductase family protein has product MSSLLRTGMVIALAVSFTTVQLANADHLKQVSTACELTDLEGNPILELNELKGKVIYVDFWASWCPPCIKSFPFLNQLEAELKNEGLHVIGVNLDEKLTDAQEFLEKFPVNFSIAADPNKQCAKEFDVMAMPTSYLIDRQGNIRHIHKGFRPDESKQLRTLVTELLLEDSNSSSDVIKNP; this is encoded by the coding sequence ATGAGCTCCCTACTAAGAACAGGCATGGTGATCGCTCTTGCCGTTTCCTTTACAACGGTTCAATTGGCCAACGCCGATCATCTCAAGCAAGTTTCTACTGCTTGCGAGTTGACCGATCTGGAAGGCAATCCGATACTGGAATTGAATGAACTGAAAGGGAAAGTGATCTATGTGGATTTTTGGGCGTCTTGGTGCCCTCCGTGCATCAAATCATTTCCATTTCTCAATCAACTGGAAGCGGAATTAAAGAATGAAGGACTGCATGTAATTGGCGTTAATTTAGACGAGAAATTAACTGATGCACAGGAATTTCTTGAGAAATTTCCAGTGAACTTCTCTATTGCGGCTGATCCTAATAAACAGTGCGCAAAAGAATTCGATGTCATGGCAATGCCGACTTCTTACTTAATTGATCGGCAAGGAAACATCCGTCATATCCACAAAGGATTTCGGCCTGATGAATCAAAGCAATTACGCACATTGGTAACTGAGTTACTATTGGAGGATTCTAATAGTTCTTCCGACGTTATTAAAAATCCTTAA
- the purB gene encoding adenylosuccinate lyase, which yields MSFSAITALSPLDGRYSNKVESLRQYFSEFALIRYRVQVEIAWLKALSHEAKITEVSPFSTQAHIFLDQLTSNFSIVEAEAVKAIEATTNHDVKAVEYWLKQTLIKNDEIAQSMEFIHFACTSEDINNLAYALMLMLSRERVMLPALDSIIVHLVELAHQLADIPMLARTHGQPATPTTLGKELANVAYRLQRGRKQLAEVMILGKINGAVGNYNAHLSAYPDIDWEAFARQFVERLGLQFNPYTTQIEPHDMVAELFDAYARINTVLLDLSRDVWGYISLGYFKQKTKADEVGSSTMPHKVNPIDFENAEGNLGIANALLRHFSEKLPISRWQRDLTDSTVLRNIGVALGHTLLAYDSCLKGLNKLDVNLSKLHSDLDNAWEVLAEPIQTVMRRYRIANPYEQLKALTRGKEGITQETLRQFIIGLDIPEIEKTRLLALRPSNYLGESIALAKKIIK from the coding sequence ATGAGCTTTTCTGCAATTACCGCGCTATCTCCTTTGGATGGTCGTTATTCCAATAAAGTTGAGTCTCTCAGGCAGTACTTCAGTGAATTTGCTTTGATACGTTATCGCGTCCAAGTAGAAATTGCTTGGCTTAAGGCGTTAAGTCATGAGGCAAAAATTACAGAAGTTTCTCCGTTCTCAACGCAAGCGCATATATTTCTTGATCAATTGACAAGCAATTTTTCGATTGTTGAGGCAGAAGCTGTTAAAGCAATTGAAGCAACAACCAATCACGATGTTAAGGCCGTTGAGTATTGGCTAAAACAAACACTGATTAAGAATGATGAAATTGCACAAAGCATGGAGTTCATCCATTTTGCTTGTACATCAGAAGACATCAATAATCTTGCCTATGCGCTGATGCTCATGTTAAGCCGAGAGCGCGTGATGCTTCCGGCGTTAGATAGCATTATTGTTCACTTAGTAGAATTGGCTCATCAATTGGCTGATATTCCAATGCTTGCGCGAACGCATGGCCAACCGGCTACTCCTACAACGTTGGGTAAAGAGCTTGCTAATGTGGCTTATCGTCTACAGCGTGGGAGAAAGCAGCTGGCTGAAGTCATGATATTAGGTAAAATCAACGGTGCGGTTGGTAACTACAATGCGCACCTTTCCGCCTATCCTGATATCGATTGGGAAGCGTTTGCACGGCAGTTTGTCGAGAGGCTTGGTTTGCAATTCAATCCCTATACGACACAAATAGAGCCCCATGATATGGTGGCAGAGCTATTTGATGCGTATGCAAGAATCAATACGGTATTACTGGATTTAAGCAGAGATGTTTGGGGCTATATTTCGTTAGGCTACTTCAAGCAAAAAACCAAGGCGGATGAGGTAGGTTCTTCAACCATGCCCCATAAAGTCAATCCGATAGATTTTGAAAACGCTGAGGGGAACTTGGGAATTGCCAACGCCTTATTGCGTCATTTCAGTGAGAAATTGCCAATTTCACGATGGCAGCGGGATTTAACCGATTCCACCGTGCTACGAAATATCGGTGTTGCGCTGGGACATACATTACTGGCCTATGATTCTTGCTTAAAAGGATTAAATAAATTAGATGTGAACTTGAGTAAATTACATAGCGATTTGGATAATGCATGGGAAGTTCTCGCTGAACCCATCCAAACCGTGATGCGTCGCTACCGAATTGCAAATCCTTATGAACAGTTGAAAGCGCTTACTCGAGGTAAAGAAGGTATTACCCAAGAAACATTGCGGCAATTTATTATTGGCTTAGATATTCCAGAAATTGAAAAAACTCGCTTGCTTGCCTTGAGGCCCTCAAATTATCTTGGGGAATCGATAGCATTAGCGAAAAAAATAATAAAGTGA
- the grpE gene encoding nucleotide exchange factor GrpE: MQSPKNSEKIDGNKSSHKVDIDETKVPGMTNDATIPTGEIKTSIPNLEQLLKEAEAKASENYDAWIRAKAEIENIRKRSQSDVANAHKYAIENFSSALLDVMDSLDAALAIDNATVESYKNGMELTHKQLHTAFDKFGIHIINPKEEKFDPHQHQAMCMIDSDLPPNTVVQVMQKGYKLHDRILRPALVSVSKAAEA, translated from the coding sequence ATGCAAAGTCCAAAAAATTCAGAAAAAATAGATGGTAATAAATCATCGCATAAGGTTGATATCGATGAAACGAAAGTGCCTGGAATGACTAACGACGCAACCATTCCAACTGGGGAAATTAAAACATCTATACCTAATCTTGAGCAATTATTGAAAGAAGCTGAAGCGAAAGCATCGGAAAATTATGATGCGTGGATACGTGCAAAAGCAGAAATAGAGAATATTCGCAAACGTTCACAGAGCGATGTGGCGAATGCCCATAAATATGCGATAGAAAACTTTTCCAGTGCTTTGTTGGATGTGATGGATAGTTTGGATGCAGCGCTAGCAATCGATAATGCTACTGTTGAAAGTTATAAAAATGGAATGGAGCTAACGCACAAGCAATTGCATACTGCTTTTGATAAATTTGGTATTCACATTATTAACCCCAAAGAAGAAAAATTTGATCCTCACCAACATCAGGCGATGTGTATGATCGATTCGGATCTTCCGCCTAATACGGTGGTTCAGGTGATGCAGAAGGGTTATAAATTACATGATCGTATTCTTCGTCCTGCCTTGGTGTCGGTATCCAAAGCAGCAGAAGCTTGA
- the dnaK gene encoding molecular chaperone DnaK, which produces MGKIIGIDLGTTNSCVSVMESGKPKVIENSEGARTTPSIVAYTEDGEILVGASAKRQAITNPKNTLFAVKRLIGRRFDEDMVQRDIKMVPYTIVKADNNDAWVEVRGKKIAPPEVSAQVLMKMKKTAEDYLGESVTEAVITVPAYFNDSQRQATKDAGRIAGLEVKRIINEPTAAALAFGLDKKEGDRKIAVYDLGGGTFDISIIEIAEVDGEHQFEVLATNGDTFLGGEDFDLRVIEYLADEFKKETGIDLKKDMLALQRLKDAAEKTKIELSSSQQTEVNLPYITADASGPKHLAVKITRAKLESLVEDLIDRTVGPCRTAIKDAGLTASDIDDVILVGGQTRMPKVQEKVKEIFGKEPRKDVNPDEAVAVGAAIQGGVLQGDVKDVLLLDVTPLSLGIETLGGVMTKLIQKNTTIPTKAQQVFSTAEDNQTAVTIHVLQGEREMASGNKSLGQFNLSDIPPSVRGMPQIEVTFDIDANGILHVSAKDKATGKENKIKIQASSGLSDAEIDRMVKDAEAHAEEDHKLLELVSSRNQCDAMIHSVKKSLKEYGEQLGDEERSKIETALKEAEDILKTDKKEDIDARTQALAEASHKLAEKMYQKEGDQQAQAQASAGASSSNKQEKPVEGEVVDAEFEEVKDKK; this is translated from the coding sequence ATGGGAAAAATTATTGGTATTGATTTGGGTACAACGAATTCGTGTGTATCCGTAATGGAAAGTGGAAAACCCAAAGTTATCGAAAACTCTGAAGGTGCAAGGACTACGCCTTCCATAGTTGCTTATACTGAAGATGGTGAAATTTTAGTTGGCGCCTCAGCCAAGAGACAGGCTATTACCAATCCTAAAAATACATTATTTGCAGTAAAACGCCTTATTGGTCGTCGTTTTGACGAAGATATGGTGCAGCGGGATATCAAGATGGTGCCTTATACTATTGTTAAGGCTGATAATAATGACGCCTGGGTAGAAGTGCGTGGTAAGAAAATTGCACCACCGGAAGTTTCTGCACAAGTGTTAATGAAGATGAAGAAAACCGCAGAGGATTATTTAGGAGAATCAGTTACTGAAGCAGTCATTACGGTACCTGCTTATTTTAATGATTCGCAGCGCCAAGCAACGAAAGATGCTGGTCGTATTGCTGGGTTGGAGGTCAAGCGGATCATTAATGAACCAACGGCCGCTGCTCTTGCATTCGGATTGGATAAAAAAGAAGGTGATCGGAAAATAGCGGTTTATGATTTGGGCGGCGGTACCTTTGATATATCGATTATTGAAATTGCTGAGGTTGATGGTGAGCATCAGTTTGAAGTGCTAGCGACCAATGGAGATACTTTCCTTGGAGGAGAGGATTTTGATTTGCGTGTGATCGAATACTTAGCGGATGAATTCAAGAAAGAAACTGGCATTGATCTGAAGAAAGACATGTTAGCGCTACAGCGTTTGAAAGATGCTGCAGAAAAAACAAAAATTGAATTGTCTTCCAGTCAGCAAACTGAAGTGAATTTGCCTTATATCACTGCGGATGCATCTGGACCCAAACATTTGGCTGTGAAAATAACGCGTGCAAAATTGGAGAGCCTTGTTGAAGATCTGATTGACCGTACCGTTGGGCCGTGCCGTACAGCGATCAAAGATGCAGGTTTGACCGCATCTGATATTGATGATGTGATTTTGGTTGGCGGACAAACACGCATGCCGAAAGTGCAGGAGAAGGTAAAAGAGATTTTCGGTAAAGAGCCTCGTAAAGATGTTAATCCTGATGAAGCGGTTGCCGTGGGTGCTGCAATTCAAGGTGGTGTCTTGCAGGGTGATGTTAAAGATGTGTTGCTGCTGGATGTGACTCCGCTATCGCTAGGTATTGAAACACTGGGTGGTGTGATGACTAAACTCATTCAGAAAAACACTACGATTCCAACCAAAGCGCAGCAAGTTTTTTCTACGGCAGAAGATAATCAAACTGCGGTGACGATTCATGTTTTGCAAGGTGAGCGCGAAATGGCGTCGGGTAATAAGAGCCTGGGACAATTTAATTTAAGCGATATTCCTCCTTCTGTGAGAGGCATGCCGCAAATTGAAGTGACATTTGATATTGATGCAAATGGTATTCTGCATGTTTCGGCAAAAGATAAAGCAACGGGTAAAGAAAACAAAATCAAAATTCAAGCCAGTTCTGGTTTATCGGACGCAGAAATCGACCGCATGGTTAAAGATGCAGAAGCGCATGCTGAGGAAGATCATAAACTTTTAGAATTGGTTTCTAGCCGCAATCAATGTGATGCAATGATTCATTCTGTTAAAAAGTCTCTGAAGGAATATGGAGAGCAATTGGGTGATGAAGAAAGATCTAAAATCGAAACCGCATTAAAAGAAGCGGAGGATATACTTAAAACCGATAAAAAAGAAGATATCGATGCTAGAACGCAGGCCTTGGCTGAAGCTTCTCATAAGTTAGCCGAGAAAATGTACCAGAAAGAAGGCGATCAGCAAGCACAAGCTCAGGCAAGCGCTGGTGCTTCATCCTCGAATAAACAGGAAAAACCTGTTGAAGGTGAAGTTGTTGATGCAGAATTTGAGGAAGTTAAAGATAAAAAATAA
- the dnaJ gene encoding molecular chaperone DnaJ → MTKRDYYDVLGVGRNADEEAIKKAYRKLAMKYHPDRNAGDTKSEDRFKEAKEAYEVLTDANKRAAYDQFGHAGLDSAGGRSGAQGFTDAFSDIFGDIFGSRGGRSNMHRGSDLRYNMEISLEQAARGAETKIRIPTLETCGTCHGDGSKPGSSPKTCSTCNGHGQVRMQQGFFSIQQTCPKCQGNGKVISNPCTTCHGSGRIKQHKTLNVKIPSGVDDGDRIRISGEGEAGINGGPPGDLYVVVNLSTHSVFRREGDHLHCEIPISFSVAALGGEIEVPTLEGHAKIKVSAETQTGKIFRLRGKGIKGVRSHEKGDLLCHVIVETPVKLTERQKELLEELESINLENGSRHNPRAKSWMDRAREFFSE, encoded by the coding sequence ATGACTAAGCGTGATTATTACGATGTACTCGGGGTTGGTCGCAATGCTGATGAAGAAGCAATCAAGAAAGCCTATCGTAAACTGGCAATGAAATATCATCCGGATCGTAATGCTGGTGATACCAAATCCGAGGATAGGTTTAAAGAAGCCAAGGAAGCTTATGAGGTATTGACCGATGCGAATAAGCGAGCGGCTTATGATCAATTCGGTCATGCAGGATTGGACAGTGCTGGGGGTAGAAGTGGAGCACAAGGGTTTACTGATGCATTTAGCGATATTTTTGGTGACATTTTTGGCTCTCGTGGTGGTCGTTCGAACATGCATCGTGGTTCCGATTTGCGCTATAACATGGAGATTAGCCTAGAACAAGCGGCACGTGGGGCTGAAACGAAAATTCGCATTCCTACTTTGGAGACTTGTGGAACATGTCACGGAGATGGTTCTAAGCCAGGTTCGTCACCTAAGACTTGCTCGACTTGTAATGGCCATGGACAAGTGAGAATGCAGCAAGGATTTTTTTCCATTCAGCAAACGTGTCCTAAATGCCAAGGTAATGGCAAGGTCATTTCTAATCCATGCACGACATGTCATGGTTCTGGACGTATCAAGCAGCATAAAACTTTGAACGTAAAAATTCCATCTGGTGTTGATGATGGCGATCGTATTCGTATTTCCGGTGAAGGTGAGGCGGGTATAAATGGTGGACCTCCAGGTGATTTATATGTAGTGGTTAATTTATCGACGCATTCCGTTTTTCGTCGTGAAGGGGACCATTTGCACTGTGAAATTCCTATTAGCTTCAGTGTCGCTGCATTAGGTGGTGAAATTGAAGTGCCTACCTTAGAAGGGCATGCAAAAATTAAAGTTTCCGCAGAAACACAAACGGGAAAGATTTTTCGTTTGCGTGGAAAAGGCATTAAAGGGGTGCGGAGTCACGAAAAAGGTGATTTATTGTGCCACGTTATCGTTGAAACACCGGTTAAATTGACGGAACGTCAGAAAGAATTGTTAGAAGAATTAGAGTCAATCAATCTAGAAAATGGTTCACGCCATAATCCTCGTGCCAAATCTTGGATGGATAGGGCTCGCGAGTTTTTTTCTGAATAA
- a CDS encoding nitroreductase family protein translates to MPYNKLKALVPQNLRAFIRNPFLNIKLKCAYRYDYQKYLKFGRNRFELSPIKLIGQIILLYHVIEKGLTMPETRLGFGKQRIIRLCDLCLRYKNKYGLNDDQVKHAVQVILEYDDFHKRNNFKLDKSITENINHILVDFANQLEPSQQIEVTREDYFKHTSDSFQLFSDSRSSIRNFTQQDIPIEKLEQALELVRNTPSACNRQSWRTYIFSDHERIKRILDAQGGNNGFGHLTNKLIVITGEMGLFGGIAERYQVYIDGGMYAMNLLYALHYNQLAACILNCSHTPDKDELLRSICGIKDSENFIAMIACGIPPEKFKIAVSRRYERSATNNLID, encoded by the coding sequence ATGCCTTACAATAAGTTAAAAGCATTAGTGCCACAAAACTTAAGGGCTTTTATAAGAAACCCATTTCTTAACATTAAGCTTAAGTGTGCCTATCGGTATGATTATCAAAAATACTTAAAATTTGGGCGCAATCGATTTGAGTTATCCCCCATTAAATTGATTGGACAAATTATATTACTCTACCATGTTATCGAAAAGGGACTCACTATGCCCGAGACCCGCTTGGGTTTCGGTAAGCAGCGTATTATCAGGCTATGTGATTTATGCTTGAGGTATAAAAATAAATACGGATTAAATGATGATCAAGTCAAGCATGCTGTGCAAGTGATTCTGGAGTATGACGACTTTCATAAGCGTAATAACTTTAAGTTAGATAAGTCAATTACAGAAAATATTAATCATATTTTAGTAGACTTCGCTAATCAGCTAGAGCCAAGCCAGCAAATTGAAGTAACACGAGAAGATTATTTCAAACATACATCTGATTCTTTTCAATTATTCTCTGACTCGCGATCTAGCATTAGAAATTTCACTCAACAAGATATTCCGATTGAAAAACTCGAGCAGGCATTAGAGTTGGTAAGAAATACACCATCGGCGTGTAACAGGCAATCATGGAGAACTTACATATTTAGTGACCATGAAAGGATTAAAAGAATATTGGACGCTCAAGGTGGCAATAATGGATTTGGCCATTTGACGAATAAGCTAATTGTAATTACAGGTGAAATGGGATTGTTTGGAGGGATTGCTGAGAGGTATCAGGTATATATTGATGGGGGTATGTATGCTATGAATCTTCTGTATGCACTTCATTATAATCAGCTAGCGGCCTGTATTTTAAATTGTAGCCATACTCCCGATAAGGATGAATTATTAAGAAGCATATGTGGCATTAAAGATTCAGAAAATTTTATTGCGATGATTGCTTGTGGAATTCCACCAGAGAAATTTAAGATTGCAGTTTCTCGAAGATATGAGCGAAGCGCTACAAATAATCTAATCGACTAG